In Limnohabitans sp. TEGF004, the genomic window ACAGGCACGGCAGTGGTGTTGGTGGGCCACGTCACCAAAGAGGGTGCATTGGCTGGCCCTCGTGTGCTGGAGCACATGGTGGACACGGTGCTGTACTTTGAAGGCGACACACATTCGACGTACCGACTTGTGCGTGCCATCAAAAACCGCTTTGGCGCGGTGAACGAAATTGGCGTCTTCGCCATGACCGAAAAAGGCTTGAAGGGCGTGAGCAACCCCAGTGCCATTTTCTTGAGCCAACACTCCGAGCCGGTGCCCGGCAGTTGTGTGCTGGTGACGCTTGAGGGCACGCGCCCCATGCTGGTGGAGATTCAAGCCTTGGTGGACAGCGGCGGCCCATCACCGCGCCGCTTGAGCGTGGGCTTGGACCGCGACCGTTTGGCCATGTTGCTGGCTGTGTTGCATCGCCATGCAGGCGTGGCATGCATGGACCAAGATGTGTTTGTCAACGCTGTAGGAGGTGTGCGCATCAGCGAGCCTGCGGCTGACTTGGCCGTGTTGTTGTCCATCCAAAGCAGCTTGCGCGGCAAGCCATTGCCACAAGGCTTCATCGCTTTTGGCGAAGTGGGATTGGCGGGTGAGGTGCGCCCTGCACCGCGCGGTCAAGAGCGTTTGAAAGAAGCGGCTAAGTTGGGCTTTACCGTGGCCGTCATTCCGAAAGCCAACGCACCTAAAAAGCCCATCCCAGGCATGACCGTGCATGCGGTGGAACGGGTGGATGAGGCGATGAGCTTGGTGCGTGAGCTGGGCTAATGCGTCAATCGTCGTCGCCGTGACCGCTGCCATAGCGACGGTCTTTCGCTTCGATCTTGATGACCTTGAAGGTGTTGCCTGTCAAATAGCCTTTGGCTTCGACATAGCCATTGACAATGGATTGATAGTCGTCCCAGCGCGCTGTTGACATGTCGGCTGTGTAGATCACAGCGCCGCGTGTCAGTGTGCAGCCCACATTGAGTGCTGAGCAACTTAGTTCACCGTAGATCTCAAAGCTGCGGTTGGCTTGAAGCTCGCTGGCCGTGTTGAGGGTGGACAAGCTGCGGTGATGCAAACCATCCGAGTCCGAATCATTCCAGTCATCTGAGTAGCCGTTGGAGGTGCTGCCTTCAAACTCAATTTTGGTGGCATTCAATACACCGTTGCTCAACGTACCTTTGGCTTCCACATACGTGCCGTTGGCAATGCTGCTGCACAAAGCTGCACTGCTGGCTTGTACTTGAATGCCCTGAATCCTAAAAGTGCAACCCGTCACATTGCCACCGCTAGAAGTTGATGCTTTGTCGGAGACCGCGCCATACAACTCGTTGCGCTCGCTAGCCACACGCGTGGTGCCGCTGTAGTTGCTGGCATAACTTGTGTAGGTGCTGGCGGTGGCGCTGCGAATTTGCAGGCTGTTTGCGGCATAGGTGTTGGCCGTCGTGGTGGCCGACGACTTCACGACCACCACCGCGCCTGCCACCAGTCCGGTCGGGGGCGTGATGCTGGTGTAGTCAATCGTGATGGGTGTGGCAGAGGTGCCAAGCACCAAAGTTTGGGTACCCGTGTTGATGCTTTGCACGGTCCCGACCACTTGCACAGCGTGGGGTCCGACCTCGGCTTCTATCAAGGTAGCCAAAAATGAACCGTCAGCTTGCGGTAAACCGTAGACCTCCACGTTGAGGTTGTTCAGTGCAGCCAAGCTCGTCACAACCCCGTTCGCATCTAGCAAGATGGTGGAGGTGTCGGTGGTCACCGGTAGTCCAGCCACGGTGAGGCTGTTGCCTGCATAACTGGCTACGCCATGGATGCCGCTTTGCACCAGAATTTTTCCGGCGATGGGGCGCAAGGTGATGGGGTCGGTGCCGTTTTGTTCAACGCTCACGGTCATACCAATGCGCAGCGGCGTGGTGATGGCTGTGCTGCCATCGTCTGCATCCAACACATTCGCGCCAACGGTTTCATAACGAATACCGTTCACGATGATGGAGCCTAAGCCGCTGATGGTCCCTGAGCTGACAACGTTCGTCGTGGGGATGGCGCTAGCCGATCCACCCCCGCCCCCACATGCGGACAACAAGCCTGATGCTGTCAGCAGCAGCGCAAGTAACTTGGGTTTAAAAACTGTATGTGTCATACCAACTCCATTCGTAAACGATAGCGAAAGTGTGCGAGTTTCAGATTAAGACAACCTTAAGAAGAACAGCATGCGCCTTAAGAAAACCCTAAGACGCGACCACTAGCATCGGTATTGAAAGGCTCAAAACCATGCGTCACATAGTGTTCTCAATGTTGTTGTTCACCTCGCTTCAGGCAGCGGCGATCACGCCTGCTGAGTTGTTGTCTGGCTATACCGCGCAAGCAGGTCAACCTGCCAATGCAGCCCGCGGTGAAACATTTTTCAAAGCCAGTCACGGCCAAGAGTGGCAATGCACCAGCTGCCACGGCAAATCACCCATGATGGGTGGGCGTCATGCCAGCACCGACAAAGCCATTGAGCCACTCGCACCAGCGGCCAACGCCAAGCGTTTTACCGACAGTGCCAAAGCCGAAAAGTGGTTTCGTCGCAATTGCAAAGATGTGCTGGCACGTGAATGCACGGCAGCCGAAAAAGCCGATGTATTGGCCTGGCTTATCAGTGTGCGTTGATTGGAGATCGCAATGAATTCAACTTTTTCAAATTCAGGTCGCGCTTTACTCATGGCAGTTTGGTTAGCAAGTACCAGCGCATGGGCTGACAGCTACAAGGGCCCCACACCGCCTGCGGTGTACACCCAAGAGTGCGGCAGCTGTCATTTGGCATTTCCGCCCAACTTGTTGCCCAAGGCGTCTTGGCAGCGCGTGATGAATGGCCTCGACAAACACTATGGCAGCGACGCTTCGTTAGACGCTGCTGCACAGAAGCAAATCGACACCTGGCTACAAACCTATGGCGGTCAAGGCAAGCGTGCACGTGAAGAGCCGCCACAAGACCGCATCACCCGCTCGGCTTGGTTTGAGCGCAAGCACCGCGAGGTGAGCGCGGCCACCTTCAAACGTGCATCCATCAAAAGCCCAGCCAATTGCACGGCGTGCCACCGTGATGCGGCACAAGGTGACTTTGAAGATGACCGCGTGAGGATCCCCAAATGAACCACACCGTTTCAAACCCCGCCCAAGTGATGGCAACAACTGCCACGCCTGTACCCACACAGCGCAAGCCCGTGGTTGATTTAGGTACACGCATGGCCCACGCCAGCATGGCTTTAGCATTTCTTATTTCTTATGTCACCTCAGAGTCTGAGTATTGGCGCTTGGTTCATGTGTACAGCGGCTACAGCTTGGCTGCGGTGTTGGCGTTTCGATTGGTGTGGGGTTGGGTTGGGCCTGCTTCAGCACGGTGGGGCTTGTTGCTGCGCCGCGTAGCCATGTGGCGTGTATGGGCTACCAAGATCAAGCAAGGCGAATGGCTCACACGCAACTTTTGGGTGGGTGCCAGCAGCTGGGTGCTCAGCGCTGCGGTGCTGGGTATTTATGCCTTCAGCACGGTGGCCATCGCCAGCGGGTGGGCTACCTACAATGAACTTTTAGGCGATGGTTGGTTGAACGATGCCCTGCAAGAACTGCACGAAGGTTTGGGCAACGCGGCCATGGCTGTGGTGTGTGTGCATGTGGGGTTGGTGGTGATGTTGCGCGTGTGGCGCGGCCCACAAGCTCTGCGACCGATGTGGCGAGGCTATGCGAATACTTCTGGCCGAGGATGATGAGCTGCTAGGCAGCGGCTTGCGTGCGGGCCTAGACCAGCGCGGGTTCCAGGTGGACTGGGTGCGCGATGGTGTGGCCGCTGAGCGTGAGCTGTTGGGTGCACAACACCAAGCCGCCGTGCTGGACATTGGCTTGCCGCGCCAAGACGGCTTGGCTGTGTTGAAGGCCGTGCGTGCGCGTGGCGTTGACACCCCCGTGCTGGTGCTGACAGCGCGCGACGCGGTGGCCCAACGCATTGAGGGGCTCAACCTGGGCGCTGACGACTATGTGGTCAAACCTGTGGATTTGGATGAGCTGGCCGCTCGCCTGCATGCTTTGGTGCGCCGTGCGCACGGCAAAACACAAACGCTGTTGCAAGTACGTGACGTGGTGATGGACCCCAGCGCACGTCAAGTCAGCCGAAGCGGCGAGGCTATCAGTCTGTCTACGCGTGAGTTTGATTTGCTGCAAGCCCTGTTGCTCAATGCAGGGCGCGTGTTGTCGCGTGAGCAGTTGGAGCAGCACCTGTACCGCTGGGGCCACGAGGTGGAGAGCAACACCATTGAAGTTCACATTCACCACCTGCGTCGCAAGATGGGCGCGGGTCTGATCGACACCGTGCGCGGTGTGGGTTACATCGTCATGCCTTGATACGCGGACTCGCACCATGTCTCAGAAATTTTCTTTGCAACAGCGCTTACTCACTCGCACTTTAGGCGCGGTGTTGGTGGTGTGGTTTGCCACAGCTGCGTTTGTGTGGTTTGAAGCGCAGCACGAAGTGGATGAACTGCTGGATGCCCACTTAGCCCAATCGGCCGCTTTGTTGGTGGTGCAACAAAACGCCACGCCAGAAGACGATGAGCCCTTGCTGGATGCGCCCACCTTGCACAAATACGCACACCGCGTGGCCTACCAAGTGTTTGACGAAGACCGTTTGGTCATGCATTCGCCCAATGTGGCGCACACGCCCATGGCCCAGCACAAACAAGGCTATCAAACGCTGACCTTGGCCGATGGCAAATCGTGGCGCATCTTTGCTGCCCCAGGTCGTGACCGCGATGTGCAAATTTATGTGGCCGAGCGGGTAGACAGCCGTGATGAAATTTTGCGCGCCGTGATGATGGGCTTTTTGCCGCCGCTCACCATTGCCTTGCCTTTGCTGCTGATCGGTTTGTGGTGGAACGTGCGATCGGGTTTGCAGCCTTTGCAACGCCTGCGCCAAGCGCTGTTGAAACGCGACACCCAAACCCTCACGCCCGTCAACTTGCCTGAGACGCCGCAAGAGGTGCAACCCATGCTGGATGCGCTCAACGATTTGCTGCAACGCCTAGCCCAGCGCATGGAAACCGAGCGACGCTTTACGGCCGATGCGGCCCACGAGCTGCGCACACCCATTGCCGCGATTCGTGCCCAAGCACAAGTGGCGCTTACGTCCGCTACCGACGACCAAGTGCGCCAACACGCCTTGCAAGACACCTTGATGGGTTGCGATCGTGCGTCGCGTGTGGTCGAGCAGTTGCTCACCTTGGCCCGTGTGGAAGGCCCGCAAGATGTGGTTTCTGAGCCTTTCCGTCTAGACCAACTGGCGCAACAAGTCATGGCCGATCTCACGCCCGACGCCCTGCGACGTGGCCAAACGCTTGAACTGCTGGCGCCTGAGGCCATTGAGATCTATGGCCAAAGCACGCTGTGGCAAATTCTGCTGCGCAACCTGATTGACAACGCTTTGCGCTACAGCCCCGATGGGTCGGTGGTACGCATCGAGGCACAGCGCTTGGACCCACGCCATGTGCAAGTGACCGTGCAAGACACCGGCCCAGGCCTGGCAAGCGCGGACATGGCCCGTTTGGGCGAGCGCTTCTTTCGCGTGTTGGGCAATTCGGCCACGGGCAGCGGCTTGGGCTGGTCGATCGTGCGTCACATCGCCAGCTTGCAGCACGTCGATGTGCAGGTGGGCAAGTCGGCAGACCTGGGTGGTTTGCAAGTCACCCTGCGTTACCCGCACGCCTAAAAACTTAGCGCCGAGCCTGAGACAATAGGCGCATGAACTTTCAAAGATATTTGGTGCCTATCGGCACAGTGGGCTTTACCGCGTGGGCCTGGCAAAGCTGGGGCTGGATGGGCATTGCCATGGTGGTGACCGGCGGCGTCATGTGGCTGCTGCTGTATTTCACGCGCTTGGTGCAAATCATGAAGCGTGCGAGCAACCGCCCAATTGGCTTTGTGGACAGCGCCGTCATGCTCAACGCCAAGCTCAAAGCAGGCGTCAGCTTGATGCACGTCATTGCCATGACCCGCGCTTTGGGACAACTTGAAACTGAAAAGGGCGCCCAGCCCGAGGTGTTCAGCTGGCGCGATGGCAGCCAATCGGTGGTGCGTTGCGTGTTTGTGCAAGGCAAGCTGCAAAGCTGGACCTTGGACCGCCCGTTTCAAGCCACGGACGTCGAGCCCGTGAGCCACGCAGCCAACGACTAACCGCCGAATGAGCGGTCTTCAGGCCCGCTAAAATGAGCCAATACGCCAAAACAGGCGACAACAACATCATCAGTCCAAAGGAAATCCCATGAGCGTCGTGATCCCATCATCCATGTCTGACCGTGACGGCAAAATCTGGATGGACGGCCAGATGGTCGATTGGCGCGACGCCAAGATCCATGTGTTGAGCCACACCTTGCACTACGGTTGCGGCGCTTTTGAAGGCGTCCGCGCTTACAAAACCGTGCAAGGCACCGCCATCTTCCGTTTGCAAGAGCACACCGACCGCCTGTTCAACAGCGCCAAGATCTTGCGTATGAACATCCCGTTCACCAAAGATCAAGTGAACCAAGCCCAACGCGACGTGGTGCGTGAAAACAACTTGGAAAGCGGTTACCTGCGCCCTCTGACTTGGATTGGCGATAAGAAATTGGGCGTGAGCCCGAAAGGCAACACCATCCACTTGATGGTCGCGGCTTGGACTTGGGGTGCGTACCTCGGCGAAGAAGGTATGAAGCGTGGCATCCGCGTGAAGACCTCTAGCTACACACGCCATCACGTCAACATCACCATGACACAAGCCAAAGCGGTGAGCAACTACACCAACTCCATCTTGGCCAACATGGAAGTGACCGACGAAGGTTACGACGAAGCCCTGTTGCTCGACACCTCAGGCTTTGTGTCTGAAGGCGCTGGCGAAAACATCTTCGTCGTCAAAGACGGCGTGATCTACACCCCCGACTTGTCGGCTGGCGCTTTGAACGGCATCACGCGTAACACCGTGTTCCACATCGCCAAAGATTTGGGCCTTGAGATTGTGCAAAAGCGCATCACGCGTGACGAGGTGTACATCGCCGACGAGGCGTTCTTCACAGGTACGGCCGCTGAAGTCACACCCATTCGCGAACTCGACCGCATCCAATTGGGCGAGGGCAGCCGAGGCCCCATCACTGAAAAAATCCAAACGGCGTTCTTTGACATCGTCAACGGCCGCAATCCCAAGTACGCACATTGGTTGACAAAGGTTTAAGAAAATGAGTAACCCAGTTGAACTCTTGGCCAAAGACCTCAATGGCAACGGCGGCGTGTACTGCCCCAGCGCCAAGGCCGACATGAAACTCTGGAACAGCCACCCCAAGGTTTACTTGGATGTGGCCAGCACGGGCGTTGCCAAGTGCCCTTACTGCGGCACCGAGTACAAACTCAAAGCCGGCGAGCACGTTGGCCACGGCCACTAAAAACGCGCTCATCATTGCGCCTCAATGGATTGGGGATGCGGTGATGACCGAACCCTTGCTGCGCCGCTTGGCTGCGCGCGGCGAGCGCCTCACCGTCGCTGCCTTGCCTTGGATTGCACCTGTTTACCGCGTGATGCCAGGCGTGGCCGAAGTGATTGAGATGCCGTTCAAACACGGCGGCTTGCAGCTGATGGGGCGCATCAAACTCGCTAATCAGTTGCGTGGCAAGTTTGACGTGGCCTATGTGTGTCCCAACTCCCTCAAGAGCGCTTTGCTGCCCTGGATGGCAGGCATTGCCAAGCGCGTGGGCTACACCGGCGAAATGCGTTTCGGTTTGTTGACCGACCGCTTAGACAACCCTGATACCGAAGAACGCCCGCCCATGGTGGAGTGGTATGCGGCTTTGAGCCTGGTGGGCCAAACCCGCACCGGCCCCATGAAGCTCGTGGGCGATTTGCGCCCCGTGCTCAAAGCGGGCGTGGGTTTGTTAGATGAAGCGCTAGAAGAGCTGGCCACCAACATGCCCACGCTCCCCACCCTCGCCAAACACAGCTATGTGGTGTTTGCACCGGGTGCTGAATACGGCCCTGCCAAGCGTTGGCCTGCCAAACACTTTGCCGAGTTGGCGAGCAAGATTGATCGGCCCGTGTTTTTGTTGGGCTCGGGTAAAGAGTTCGATATCTGCCAAGAAATTGCGACGACTGCCAACGCCGCCAAACCCGGCCACTGTTTTAACTTGGCCGGTCAAACCAACCTGATGCAAGCCTTCGCATTGATTGCCTATGCACACCGTGTGGTGAGCAACGATTCAGGAATGATGCATGTGGCCGCAGCTTTTGGCGTGCCACAAGTGGCGGTGTTTGGCTCATCCAGTCCTGAACACACACCACCCTTGAACGAGCGTGCACGCGTGGTGTGGTTGCGTGTGGATAAAAACTACCAACCGCCACTGGCGTGTGCGCCTTGCTACGAGCGCACGTGCCCCTTGGGCCATATGCGTTGTTTAGAAGACGTGTCGGCTGAACGCGTGTACCGCTTGCTTTGAGATCCAAAAGTCAGAGTTCTGATGCCTAAAACGTAGACTCAGAGCATATAGAGAGAACGGTTATGCATATTTGCTTGGTGATTAACGCAAAAATTCCAGTCCATAAATATGGTGGAACTGAGCGAATTGTTCAATGGCTAGCGAACGAATTTGTGAAGGCCAATCATCAGGTGACGCTGGTTGGTTTGCCTGGTTGCGATTTGCCTGGTGTGACTTGTATTGCTGCAACGAATGCGCAAGAAGCTCAGCAGGCAATTCCAGACAGTGTGGATATTGTTCATTTCCATGCATGGGAGCCACAACACACGTTTCGGAAACCGTGGATTTATACCTTGCACGGCAACAGCACAACGCCTGAAACGCTGCCGAAAAATACGGTCTGTATCAGTGCAAATCATGCAAAACGCCATGGTCGTGAAGTTTTTGTTTATAACGGCATTGATCCAAATGAGTTTGTTTTTCAAGAAAACAAAAAAGATCATTTGTTGTTTTTCTCGAAGGTACGTCGGCGCGTCAAAGGTGCGCGCCGTGCCCTGAAATTGGCAAAGCAGCAAGAGCAGTCACTGGTTGTGGCGGGTGGCTATCGTTTGGATTTACTGAAGGTCGGAGGCTTGATCGATAGCTTGCGCCCAGGCGTTCACTTTGTGGGTGAAATCGGTGGTGCAGATAAGGCTGCTTGTTTTGCGGATGCGAAGGCTTTGTTGTTCCCGATAGATTGGGAAGAGCCATTTGGCTTGGTGATGATTGAGGCGCTGATGTCAGGTACGCCGGTGATAGCAACGCCGCGCGGATCAGTTCCCGAACTGGTCAATGACAAAGTAGGTGCGCTCTTTGATCGAGATGAAGACTTTGCTGCAGCGTTAGCACATGCCTCAGCATGCAAGCCAGAGGATTGCCGTGCGTGGGCCTTGGCTAATTTTTCATCTCAAGTTTGTGCAGAAAACTACTTCAAACTTTATCAGCGTGTTGTGAATGGAGAAATCGTTTTTTAACGAGATGGCAACAAACTGCCCGCTTGATCCGTGATTTTGCGAATTAAAGTTTCTGCAGTTGGGATGTCGCGAATCAGTCCCACGCCTTCGCCCACCGTGGCGTGTGCACGTGTGAAGTCACCCGCTTTCACGCCGGCGTCATAGGCGGTGCGAGCTGTATCTGGGTTGGCTTTTAAGCTGGCGATGTCGTTTTCAAGTGCGCGGTGCAAGTCATTACGAATGGCGCGGAAGTCATAGGGTGCGGGCCAATTTTTGCGGCGCAATATGTCAAACACCTCGCTACGCGCGGTGCCGTCGCCACTGGTGTGTGTGGCTTGGGTTTTTG contains:
- the waaF gene encoding lipopolysaccharide heptosyltransferase II, producing MATATKNALIIAPQWIGDAVMTEPLLRRLAARGERLTVAALPWIAPVYRVMPGVAEVIEMPFKHGGLQLMGRIKLANQLRGKFDVAYVCPNSLKSALLPWMAGIAKRVGYTGEMRFGLLTDRLDNPDTEERPPMVEWYAALSLVGQTRTGPMKLVGDLRPVLKAGVGLLDEALEELATNMPTLPTLAKHSYVVFAPGAEYGPAKRWPAKHFAELASKIDRPVFLLGSGKEFDICQEIATTANAAKPGHCFNLAGQTNLMQAFALIAYAHRVVSNDSGMMHVAAAFGVPQVAVFGSSSPEHTPPLNERARVVWLRVDKNYQPPLACAPCYERTCPLGHMRCLEDVSAERVYRLL
- the radA gene encoding DNA repair protein RadA; this translates as MAKEKTQYNCTDCGGITAKWLGKCPSCNAWNTLIETAVDSSGPAKNRYAGMAALAPASEVAILSDIEAQDVARTPTGQEELDRVLGGGMVEGGVVLIGGDPGIGKSTLILQAMDGLQRSGMSTLYVTGEESASQVALRSRRLGLDHSQVQVVAETQLEKILATVDKLQPAVVVMDSIQTVYSDQLTSAPGSVAQVRECASHLTRMAKSTGTAVVLVGHVTKEGALAGPRVLEHMVDTVLYFEGDTHSTYRLVRAIKNRFGAVNEIGVFAMTEKGLKGVSNPSAIFLSQHSEPVPGSCVLVTLEGTRPMLVEIQALVDSGGPSPRRLSVGLDRDRLAMLLAVLHRHAGVACMDQDVFVNAVGGVRISEPAADLAVLLSIQSSLRGKPLPQGFIAFGEVGLAGEVRPAPRGQERLKEAAKLGFTVAVIPKANAPKKPIPGMTVHAVERVDEAMSLVRELG
- a CDS encoding zinc-finger domain-containing protein is translated as MSNPVELLAKDLNGNGGVYCPSAKADMKLWNSHPKVYLDVASTGVAKCPYCGTEYKLKAGEHVGHGH
- a CDS encoding DUF1924 domain-containing protein, giving the protein MRHIVFSMLLFTSLQAAAITPAELLSGYTAQAGQPANAARGETFFKASHGQEWQCTSCHGKSPMMGGRHASTDKAIEPLAPAANAKRFTDSAKAEKWFRRNCKDVLARECTAAEKADVLAWLISVR
- a CDS encoding glycosyltransferase, which translates into the protein MHICLVINAKIPVHKYGGTERIVQWLANEFVKANHQVTLVGLPGCDLPGVTCIAATNAQEAQQAIPDSVDIVHFHAWEPQHTFRKPWIYTLHGNSTTPETLPKNTVCISANHAKRHGREVFVYNGIDPNEFVFQENKKDHLLFFSKVRRRVKGARRALKLAKQQEQSLVVAGGYRLDLLKVGGLIDSLRPGVHFVGEIGGADKAACFADAKALLFPIDWEEPFGLVMIEALMSGTPVIATPRGSVPELVNDKVGALFDRDEDFAAALAHASACKPEDCRAWALANFSSQVCAENYFKLYQRVVNGEIVF
- a CDS encoding cytochrome b/b6 domain-containing protein; this encodes MNHTVSNPAQVMATTATPVPTQRKPVVDLGTRMAHASMALAFLISYVTSESEYWRLVHVYSGYSLAAVLAFRLVWGWVGPASARWGLLLRRVAMWRVWATKIKQGEWLTRNFWVGASSWVLSAAVLGIYAFSTVAIASGWATYNELLGDGWLNDALQELHEGLGNAAMAVVCVHVGLVVMLRVWRGPQALRPMWRGYANTSGRG
- a CDS encoding diheme cytochrome c, which gives rise to MNSTFSNSGRALLMAVWLASTSAWADSYKGPTPPAVYTQECGSCHLAFPPNLLPKASWQRVMNGLDKHYGSDASLDAAAQKQIDTWLQTYGGQGKRAREEPPQDRITRSAWFERKHREVSAATFKRASIKSPANCTACHRDAAQGDFEDDRVRIPK
- a CDS encoding winged helix-turn-helix domain-containing protein; this encodes MRILLAEDDELLGSGLRAGLDQRGFQVDWVRDGVAAERELLGAQHQAAVLDIGLPRQDGLAVLKAVRARGVDTPVLVLTARDAVAQRIEGLNLGADDYVVKPVDLDELAARLHALVRRAHGKTQTLLQVRDVVMDPSARQVSRSGEAISLSTREFDLLQALLLNAGRVLSREQLEQHLYRWGHEVESNTIEVHIHHLRRKMGAGLIDTVRGVGYIVMP
- a CDS encoding glycerate kinase is translated as MNFQRYLVPIGTVGFTAWAWQSWGWMGIAMVVTGGVMWLLLYFTRLVQIMKRASNRPIGFVDSAVMLNAKLKAGVSLMHVIAMTRALGQLETEKGAQPEVFSWRDGSQSVVRCVFVQGKLQSWTLDRPFQATDVEPVSHAAND
- a CDS encoding DUF5666 domain-containing protein, with protein sequence MTHTVFKPKLLALLLTASGLLSACGGGGGSASAIPTTNVVSSGTISGLGSIIVNGIRYETVGANVLDADDGSTAITTPLRIGMTVSVEQNGTDPITLRPIAGKILVQSGIHGVASYAGNSLTVAGLPVTTDTSTILLDANGVVTSLAALNNLNVEVYGLPQADGSFLATLIEAEVGPHAVQVVGTVQSINTGTQTLVLGTSATPITIDYTSITPPTGLVAGAVVVVKSSATTTANTYAANSLQIRSATASTYTSYASNYSGTTRVASERNELYGAVSDKASTSSGGNVTGCTFRIQGIQVQASSAALCSSIANGTYVEAKGTLSNGVLNATKIEFEGSTSNGYSDDWNDSDSDGLHHRSLSTLNTASELQANRSFEIYGELSCSALNVGCTLTRGAVIYTADMSTARWDDYQSIVNGYVEAKGYLTGNTFKVIKIEAKDRRYGSGHGDDD
- a CDS encoding ATP-binding protein — translated: MSQKFSLQQRLLTRTLGAVLVVWFATAAFVWFEAQHEVDELLDAHLAQSAALLVVQQNATPEDDEPLLDAPTLHKYAHRVAYQVFDEDRLVMHSPNVAHTPMAQHKQGYQTLTLADGKSWRIFAAPGRDRDVQIYVAERVDSRDEILRAVMMGFLPPLTIALPLLLIGLWWNVRSGLQPLQRLRQALLKRDTQTLTPVNLPETPQEVQPMLDALNDLLQRLAQRMETERRFTADAAHELRTPIAAIRAQAQVALTSATDDQVRQHALQDTLMGCDRASRVVEQLLTLARVEGPQDVVSEPFRLDQLAQQVMADLTPDALRRGQTLELLAPEAIEIYGQSTLWQILLRNLIDNALRYSPDGSVVRIEAQRLDPRHVQVTVQDTGPGLASADMARLGERFFRVLGNSATGSGLGWSIVRHIASLQHVDVQVGKSADLGGLQVTLRYPHA
- a CDS encoding branched-chain amino acid transaminase, which encodes MSVVIPSSMSDRDGKIWMDGQMVDWRDAKIHVLSHTLHYGCGAFEGVRAYKTVQGTAIFRLQEHTDRLFNSAKILRMNIPFTKDQVNQAQRDVVRENNLESGYLRPLTWIGDKKLGVSPKGNTIHLMVAAWTWGAYLGEEGMKRGIRVKTSSYTRHHVNITMTQAKAVSNYTNSILANMEVTDEGYDEALLLDTSGFVSEGAGENIFVVKDGVIYTPDLSAGALNGITRNTVFHIAKDLGLEIVQKRITRDEVYIADEAFFTGTAAEVTPIRELDRIQLGEGSRGPITEKIQTAFFDIVNGRNPKYAHWLTKV